The Roseibaca calidilacus genome has a window encoding:
- a CDS encoding TAXI family TRAP transporter solute-binding subunit produces MTKHLTAGVFAFSTALGGAAMAQDQTFISIGTGAVTGVYYPAGGAICRLVNRDRAEHGIRCGVESTGGSIFNINAIRSGELEFGVAQSDWQFHAANGSSSFEENGAFEDLRAVFSLHPEPFTVVARADAGITNFDDLAGKRVNIGNPGSGQRGTMDVVMEAMGWTVDTFAQATELPPAEQSLALCDNNVDAIVYTVGHPSGAIQEATTACDTVLVNVDNDAIRGLVEENSYYRMATIPGGMYRGNEEDVTTFGVGATFVSSTAVSDDVMYNVVKAIFENLDQFKALHPALDILDAQTMVTDGNSAPIHDGAARYYREAGLMD; encoded by the coding sequence ATGACCAAACATCTGACAGCCGGCGTTTTCGCCTTTTCAACCGCTTTGGGCGGGGCCGCAATGGCGCAAGACCAGACCTTTATTTCCATCGGCACCGGCGCCGTGACCGGTGTGTATTACCCCGCGGGCGGCGCGATCTGCCGCCTGGTCAACCGTGACCGCGCGGAACACGGCATTCGCTGCGGCGTGGAATCGACCGGCGGGTCGATCTTCAACATCAACGCCATCCGCTCGGGCGAGCTGGAATTCGGCGTCGCGCAGTCGGACTGGCAGTTCCATGCTGCCAACGGCTCGTCCAGCTTTGAAGAAAACGGCGCGTTCGAAGACCTGCGCGCCGTGTTCTCGCTGCACCCGGAACCCTTCACCGTGGTCGCACGCGCCGATGCGGGCATCACCAATTTCGATGACCTCGCTGGCAAGCGCGTGAATATCGGCAATCCCGGCTCCGGTCAGCGCGGCACTATGGACGTGGTGATGGAAGCGATGGGCTGGACCGTGGACACCTTCGCGCAAGCCACCGAATTGCCGCCCGCCGAGCAGTCGCTGGCGCTGTGCGACAACAATGTGGACGCGATTGTCTACACCGTCGGCCACCCGTCGGGCGCCATTCAGGAAGCGACAACCGCCTGCGACACCGTGCTGGTGAACGTGGACAATGACGCGATCCGCGGGCTGGTCGAGGAGAATTCCTATTACCGCATGGCCACCATCCCCGGTGGTATGTATCGCGGCAACGAGGAAGACGTGACCACCTTCGGTGTGGGCGCGACCTTTGTGTCCTCGACCGCCGTGTCGGATGACGTGATGTACAATGTCGTCAAGGCGATCTTCGAGAATCTGGACCAGTTCAAGGCGCTGCACCCTGCGCTCGACATTCTCGATGCACAGACCATGGTCACCGATGGCAACTCTGCCCCGATCCATGACGGTGCGGCACGCTATTACCGTGAAGCGGGCCTGATGGACTAA
- a CDS encoding M20 aminoacylase family protein has product MPLRNRFAARLPDHTAWRRDFHAHPELGFDCHRTAAVVADKLRSFGCDTVEEGIALTGVVGLIHGRHGPGRCIGLRADMDALPMNEATGLPYASTVPGRMHGCGHDGHMVMLLAAAEYLCETRAFDGTVAVIFQPAEEGGGGAKVMCEAGLMERFAITEVYGLHNRPGHPLGEFNIRAGAFYAAVDEFRLVVEGKGGHAAKPDRTIDPVLVASHLIVALQSVASRNTDPTQNIVLSVCGVDTSSHAHNVIPARVALVGTIRTHDAGVRDLAEARLRALAEGTAQAFGAVAEVEFLRGYPVMVNHAEHTEYARAAALDVSGQCVEAGFNMGGEDFAYMLQDRPGAYIVLGAGDGPGLHHPQYDFNDEVIPYGASWYVGVVEERLG; this is encoded by the coding sequence ATGCCCCTCCGCAACCGTTTCGCCGCGCGCCTGCCCGACCACACAGCTTGGCGGCGCGATTTTCACGCCCATCCCGAATTGGGGTTCGACTGCCACCGCACGGCTGCGGTCGTGGCCGACAAGCTGCGTAGCTTTGGTTGCGATACGGTAGAGGAGGGCATAGCCCTGACTGGCGTTGTGGGGCTGATCCATGGGCGCCACGGGCCGGGCCGCTGCATTGGCCTGCGCGCCGATATGGATGCGCTGCCAATGAACGAGGCGACGGGCCTGCCCTATGCCAGCACCGTGCCGGGGCGGATGCATGGCTGCGGCCATGACGGGCATATGGTGATGCTTCTGGCCGCTGCCGAATACCTGTGCGAAACGCGCGCCTTTGACGGCACCGTGGCGGTCATTTTCCAACCCGCAGAGGAAGGCGGCGGCGGCGCCAAGGTGATGTGCGAGGCGGGGCTGATGGAACGCTTTGCGATTACCGAGGTCTACGGCCTGCACAACCGCCCCGGCCACCCGCTGGGCGAGTTCAACATCCGCGCGGGCGCGTTCTATGCGGCAGTGGATGAGTTCCGGCTGGTGGTCGAAGGCAAGGGCGGGCATGCCGCGAAACCGGACCGGACCATCGACCCGGTGCTGGTGGCCAGCCACCTGATCGTGGCGCTGCAATCGGTCGCGTCGCGCAACACCGATCCGACGCAGAACATCGTGCTGTCCGTGTGCGGGGTGGATACGTCCAGCCACGCGCATAACGTCATCCCGGCGCGGGTGGCGCTGGTGGGAACCATCCGCACGCATGATGCGGGCGTGCGCGATCTGGCAGAGGCGCGTCTGCGCGCGCTGGCCGAGGGGACCGCGCAGGCCTTTGGCGCGGTGGCAGAGGTGGAATTCCTGCGCGGCTACCCGGTGATGGTCAACCATGCGGAACATACCGAGTATGCCCGCGCGGCGGCGCTGGACGTGTCGGGGCAATGCGTGGAAGCCGGGTTCAACATGGGCGGCGAGGATTTCGCCTATATGCTGCAAGACCGCCCCGGAGCCTATATCGTGCTGGGCGCGGGCGACGGGCCGGGCCTGCACCACCCGCAATACGACTTCAACGACGAGGTGATCCCCTATGGGGCAAGCTGGTATGTGGGGGTGGTGGAGGAGAGGTTGGGGTGA